The DNA window GGCGCAGCGAGCGGCAAAGCTGGTTCCAGTCGGCCGAGCCGGTGCAGGAAAACTGGCTGTTGCCGGACAACACGCATTTGCGCGTGCTCGCCCAGCCCACACCCGATGCCGGGCTGTTGCTAATCTTCGAGGACCGTACCGAACAGGCGCGGCTCGCCAGTTCGCGCGACACGTTGCTGCGGGTGCGCACGGCAACGCTCAACAATCTGTTTGAAGGCATCGCCGTGTTCGGCTCCGATGGAAGCCTCAATCTGTGGAATGAGCGCTTTGCCGAGATATGGGAGACGGATGAAAAGGCGCTCGCCGGGCATCCGCATATCGACAAGCTGATCGCTTCGCTGGCCCGCCGCCTGGTCGATCCGTCGAAGGCCGCGGTGATGCGCGAGACGGTTCGCGCGGCGACCGAGCGTCGTGCGCGGCGGGATGGCGCGCTGGAGTTTTCCGACGGACGCTATTTCCGCTTTTCCACGCTGCCGTTGCCGGACGGCAACGCGCTGTTCGCGATGCTCGACATTTCGGACAGCCAACGCATCGAGCGGGCGCTGCGCGAACGCAACGAGGCGCTGACCGAGGCGGATGCGATCAAGGGGCGTTTCCTTGCCAATATGAGCTATGAATTCCGCACGCCGCTCACGTCGATCCAGGGGTTCGCGGAGATGCTCGCCGCCGGTCTTGCGGGCGAATTGGGCGAGCAGGCGAAGGAATATGTCGGCGCGATCCTCCAGTCGGTCGAGCGGTTGTCGGGCCAGATCAACACTGTGCTCGATCTCAGCCAGGGCGAGGCCGGGGCGCTGCCGATCGACAAGCAGCCGTTGAAAATCGTGGACCTGCTCGGCGCGCTGACGAAGGACCATCGCGCCGATGCGCTGGGGGCCGGGATCGATCTGCGGCTGGATATCCGGGGCAGTGCAGGCACGGTGCCGGCCGATCAGCGCCGCCTGCGTCAGGCGCTCGATCACGTTCTGGGCAACGCGCTCGCTTATGCGGGCACCGATGCCGCCGTGCTCGTTTTCGCGGACGGCAGCCAGCACAGCGTGCGCATCGTCATTTCGGACAACGGACCGGGCATGGATGCCAAAGCGCAGGCGCGTGCGCTCAACCGGCTGGAGGCAGACGCCGCCGCCGGTTCGGGCGGGCTCGGCCTGCCCTTTGCACGGCAGCTGGTGGAGGCGCACGGCGGATCGCTGGAGCTGATATCGCAGGAGGGCGAGGGCACCATGATCACCATCGAGCTGCCACGCTTGTGACCAGGAAGATGAACATTTCGGACGAGGCGGAAATGCTCATGCTGGGACGCAGCCTGGCGGGGCAGCTTCGGCGCGGGGACCTGATCGCGCTGTCCGGCGATCTGGGGGCGGGCAAGACGGTTCTTGCGCGCGGTATCCTGCAGGGGCTCGGGCACCAAGGCGAAGTGGCCAGTCCCAGCTACGCGCTGGTTCACCCTTATGACCCGCCCGCAGTGCGCCTGCCCGTCTCGCATGTCGATCTCTATAGGTTGGACGATCCTGCGGCACTGGAAGAGCTGGGCTTGGATGAAGCGCGCTCCTACGGCGCGCTGATCGTAGAATGGCCTGAGCGTGCGGACCCGCGCTTTGTTGCCGATGCGCTCCACATCCGCATCGATCGTGATGGCAGCGCTGCTCGGCGGTTGACAGTGGACGCGGCGCGTAGTTGGGAAGGCCGATGGCCACCGCGATGACCCCGCCCGCAGGCGCTCCGCACTTCCTCAACTCTGCCGGCTGGACCGGCGCGCGCATCGAACCGCTGGCCGGCGATGCCAGCTTCCGGCGCTATTTCCGTGTGGAAGACGAGGCGGGCAACCGCGGCGTCCTGATGGACGCGCCGCCGCCGCACGAGGATCCGGCGCCGTTCGTTGCCATCGCCGATTATCTTACAGGCCACGGTTTTCGCGCGCCAAAGATCATCGCCAGCGATCTGACACGCGGCCTTGTCCTGCTGGAGGACCTGGGCAATCGCCGGATGCGCGAGCATCTTGCCTATCATCCCGAGGAAGAGGCGGCCATTTACGAGCAGGCGATCGACGAATTGATTGCCCTGCGCGATGTGCCGCCCGCCAATGTGCCGGCTTATGACGAGGCCAAATATCTGGAAGAGACTGCGCTTCTGCCGGAATGGTTCGCGCCTGCCGCGCATCTGAAGGTGGACCGGGAAGGCTATGATGCGCTGTGGCGTCAGCTGCTGGCGCCGGTAATTGCCGCGCAGGAAAAGCCGGTTACAGTGCTGCGTGATTATCATGCCGAAAACATCATGCTGATCGGTGAGGATCGGCTGGGGCTTCTGGATTTCCAGGACGCGCTCGCTGGTCATCCGGCCTATGACCTCGTCTCGTTGCTGCAGGATGCGCGCCGCGATGTTTCCGAGGAGCTGGAGGCGCGCATGTTGGATCGCTATTGCGAGCTGACGGGCGAGGGCGAGGATTTCCGCACGCATTACGCCCTGCTCGGCGCGCAGCGTAACGCCAAGATCATCGGGATTTTCACCCGCCTCTGGCGCCGCGACGGCAAACCGCGTTATTTGGCTTTTCTGCCGCGCATGTGGAAACTGTTGGAGCGCGATCTCGCGCATCCCGCGCTGGATTCGGTGCGCCAGTGGTTTGACGATAATGTACCCGAAGACCGCCGGTCCGAACTTGTCGCTGCCGGATCGGAAAGCTGAGATGGCAAGCGAAGCCTCCCAAAAGGTAACAGGCGCGATGGTGATGGCTGCGGGCCTGGGAAAGCGGATGCGCCCGCTAACCGCCAGCACGCCGAAACCGCTGGTGCGCGTTGCCGGGCGGCCGCTGATCGATCATACGCTGGAGCATCTGGCCAGGGCAGGCGTCTCGCATGTGGTGGTCAACGTCCATTATCTCGCCGACGCGCTAGAGGGCCATGTCCAGACGGCTCCGTTCGGCATGGACTATACGGTCTCGGACGAACGAGAGAAGCTACTGGAAACCGGCGGCGGCCTCGTCAAAGCACTACCGAAGATCGCGTCCGATCCTTTTTACTGCGTGAACAGCGACAATATCTGGGTTGATGGGCCGCGCTCGGCGCTTGTTCAGCTGGCCGAGGAATGGGACGGTGAGCGCATGGACGCGCTACTGTTGCTCGTGCCGCACGCACGGGCGCACCACCATGGCGGCAGCGGGGATTTTCACCTCGACGGTGCAGGACGCATTTCGCGGCGAATGGAGCGCAAGGTCGCGCCGTTCATCTTCACCGGCGTCCAGTTGATGGCGAAATCCCTGGTCGAAGGCCCGGACGGTGAGGCATTCAGCACCAACCGCTTCTGGGACAGGGCGATCGAGGCGGGCCGTCTTTACGGCAGCATCTTTGACGGCGAGTGGTTCGACATCGGCACGCCCGCCGCCATCAAACCGACCGAAGCCTGGTTTGCCAATGGCTGAGCGGGGCTGATCGAAGGGCCGATGGGCAGCAGGGCCAAGCCAGCCGTTTACACCATTCCGGCGCATCGCGGTTTCGCCGACGCCCTGGCGGCCGGAATGCTGGACCGTTTCGCCGAGGCAGAGCGCGGGCTTTCCGGCGGCATGGTGCTGGTGCCCAACAACCGCGCCGCGCGGGCCATTACCGATGCGTTCGTTCGCCGCGCCGCGCCTGGCCTGCTGCTGCCGCGTATGGTGCCGGTGGGAGACCTCGATATCGGCGAGTCGCTTGGGCTGGCGCTGGATCCGGTCGGCGCAGATGTGCCGCCCGCGGTCGATCCGCTGACACGCAAGCTCGCGGTCGCGCGCATCGTCCAGCGGCGCATGCGCATCGATGACGAGCGAGTGAGCGCGCCCGAAGCGCTGCGTCTTGCGGACCAATTCGCCCGCGCGCTCGATCAGCTGGTGATCGAGCGGAAGGAGCCAGCTGCGCTAGACGCCCTGCCGCTCGCCGAAGAGTTGGCCGATCATTACCGCCGCTCGCTGAAGTTGTTCGCCGATGTGGCAGGCGATTGGCAGAGGCATCTTAGCTCCATTGGGCGCATCGACGTTGCCGACCGGCGCAATCGCCTGCTGGACGGTGTCGCCGCACGCTGGCGCGAAAGCCCGCCGCCCGGCTTCGTGGTTGCCGCAGGCGTCACCACTGCGGCTCCGGCTGTCGCAGGGCTTCTTCGCGCGGTGGCGGAGCTGGAGCGCGGGCAGGTAGTGCTGCCCGATCTGGATATCGCCATGCCGGATGAGGAATGGGCGGAAATCGGCCCCCATGCCCCGCGTGAGGAAGGGCTGACACCCGAACCTTCGCTGGAAACCCATCCACAATTCCACCTGAAACTTCTGCTCGATCGCATGGGTATCGCCCGCGATGAGGTGATGCGCTGGGTGCGCTCGGGCGAGAGCGATGCGTCGCCGCGCCGGGCCCATGCTATCAGCAACGCCTTTGCACCCCCTGAAGCGACCGGGAAATGGCGCGATCTACCATCCGAGCGCCGTAGCTTGGCGGGTGTACGCGTGCTCGAAGCGCCCGACAGCGCAGCCGAAGCGCAGGCGATTGCGATCCTGATCCGCGAGGCGCTGGAAGAACCGGGCAAGCGGGCAGCGCTCGCCACGCCCGATCGCGAACTTGCACGGCGGGTCGCAGTCCATCTCAAGCGTTGGGGGATCGAGGCGGACGATAGCGCCGGGCGGCCCTTGTCCGAACAACCGGTGGGAACGCTAATGCTGGCGTTGGCTGAGGCTGCAGCGCAGGATTTCGCGCCCGTGGCGCTGCTCACGCTGCTGAAGCATCCGCTCGTGCGCAATGCGGACGAGGCCCAGCGGCTCGCCTGGCTGGACCGCGTCCGGACGCTCGATTTGCTGCTGCGCGGCCCGCGATCGGCGGGCGGGCTGGGCGGCATCGCTGAACGGATAGACCGCCGGATAGCCGATGACGAAGAGCGTCGGCTGGATACGGGGAAGTGGAAACAGCTGAAAGGCTGGTGGTCCGAACTGGCGCCGCAGCTCGCTCCTCTGCGGCAGGCGGGTCGCTCGGTAAACGCGGCCTTGGAAGCCTTGCGCATTGTGAGCGAAGCACTCGCGGGAGATCGCGTGTGGCGCGGCCGAGAGGGCCGGATGCTGGCCGAACTTTCGACCGATCTGGAAGCCGGTGCCGCGTTCGGTCCTGATCTTGCCGAGGCCGAAGAATTGCCGGCCTGGATCGAAACCCTGCTGGCCGACATTGCGGTACGCCCGGCCTATGGGGGCCATCCGCGCGTTGCCATCTACGGTTTGCTGGAAGCGCGTTTGCAGCAGGCGGACCTCGTCATCTGCGGCGGGTTGAACGAGGGCACTTGGCCCACGCTGCCGCAGCCCGACCCATGGCTTGCACCGCGGATCCGGCGCGAACTGGGCCTGCCCGCGCTGGAACGCTCGATCGGGCTGGCCGCGCATGATCTTGCCGGCTTGATGGGCGCGCCCGAAGTCGTGCTGAGCCGCGCGCGGCGGGATCGGGGCGGGCCGGGCGTCGCTTCCCGCTTCCTGCTCCGATTGCAGGCGATGGCGGGCAGCAATCTGCGATCGGATGAGCGGGCCCTGGCGCTCGCCGCGGCAATCGATGCGCCGGAGACCGTCATTCCCGCCGAGCGTCCCGAACCGCGCCCGTCTGCCGACCAGCGGCGCGTGGCGCTCAACATCACCGATCTTGACCGACTGAAGGCGGACCCGTTCGCTTTCTACGCGGGCCGCATTCTGGGGCTGCGACGCCTCGATCCGGTCGATGCAGACCCGACACCCGCCTGGCGCGGCACGGCGGTGCATGACATCCTGGAGCTGTGGGCCAAGGAGGATGGCTGCGATCCCGCCAAGCTGCACGAACGCGCCGTCGCGCTACTCGGCAGCCAGGGGGCTCATCCTCTGATGCGGGCCTTGTGGGAGCCGCGTCTGCTGCAGGCCATCGACTGGATTGCCGAAGAAACCGTGCGGCTGCGCGACCAGGAGGGCCGCGTGATCGCCGCGATCGAGAAGCAGGGCCGGATCGATTATGAAGGCGTGACGCTGAAGGGGCGGGTCGACCGGATCGATCGCTGCGCCGACGGATCGCTGGTGATCGTCGATTACAAGACCGGCAAGCCACCCGGCAAATCGCAGGTGCGCGCGGGTTATGCGCTCCAACTGGGCCTGACCGGCCTGATCGTCGAGCGCGGCGGAGTGGAGGGCCTGTCCGGCCATGCAGGCGGCTTTGAATATTGGTCGCTGGGCAAGGCCCCGAACGGCGCGCGCAAGGGCGAGCTTGGCTATATCGACACGCCAATCGGCGGCCGCGGCGATGATGCGATCGCGGCAGATGATTTCGTCGCACATGCCGCCCATCATGTGCACGAAGCAATCCAGACGTGGCTCACCGGCGATGCGCCCTTCACCGCGATGTTGCACCCGGAATATTCGCCTTATGGCG is part of the Novosphingopyxis iocasae genome and encodes:
- a CDS encoding sensor histidine kinase, translated to MSDAFSMAAVGIVLGAWLLGGAWAVWTGMAMRRRAEESLRQTARLGRLIETAPAIPLIVRLDGKVDTPDRLLGWLGIERKIGHLSDLSTEAGPGGFVPQDIERLSKQVGLVQRTGKSFEASFAVEGSDRALGIKGALADSQIYPNGAALLWFFDRSESHRDQARLAAEADAARRAFHALSGLIEAAPLPMWHRAPDGSLMLVNDAFVQAVGGASAEDVVAAGAELIETVEGRSPAAVAQEATDKGVTITREIAVTIEGDRRHMMVVDVPIGDVGVAGYAIEMQELAEARAKHRSFVSAQRDMLDAMSSGVVQFDGDGSAVFANLPFRRMFGMDEEWLAEQPDFARVLDRMRDAGRSPEVRDFGAWRSERQSWFQSAEPVQENWLLPDNTHLRVLAQPTPDAGLLLIFEDRTEQARLASSRDTLLRVRTATLNNLFEGIAVFGSDGSLNLWNERFAEIWETDEKALAGHPHIDKLIASLARRLVDPSKAAVMRETVRAATERRARRDGALEFSDGRYFRFSTLPLPDGNALFAMLDISDSQRIERALRERNEALTEADAIKGRFLANMSYEFRTPLTSIQGFAEMLAAGLAGELGEQAKEYVGAILQSVERLSGQINTVLDLSQGEAGALPIDKQPLKIVDLLGALTKDHRADALGAGIDLRLDIRGSAGTVPADQRRLRQALDHVLGNALAYAGTDAAVLVFADGSQHSVRIVISDNGPGMDAKAQARALNRLEADAAAGSGGLGLPFARQLVEAHGGSLELISQEGEGTMITIELPRL
- the addB gene encoding double-strand break repair protein AddB — protein: MGSRAKPAVYTIPAHRGFADALAAGMLDRFAEAERGLSGGMVLVPNNRAARAITDAFVRRAAPGLLLPRMVPVGDLDIGESLGLALDPVGADVPPAVDPLTRKLAVARIVQRRMRIDDERVSAPEALRLADQFARALDQLVIERKEPAALDALPLAEELADHYRRSLKLFADVAGDWQRHLSSIGRIDVADRRNRLLDGVAARWRESPPPGFVVAAGVTTAAPAVAGLLRAVAELERGQVVLPDLDIAMPDEEWAEIGPHAPREEGLTPEPSLETHPQFHLKLLLDRMGIARDEVMRWVRSGESDASPRRAHAISNAFAPPEATGKWRDLPSERRSLAGVRVLEAPDSAAEAQAIAILIREALEEPGKRAALATPDRELARRVAVHLKRWGIEADDSAGRPLSEQPVGTLMLALAEAAAQDFAPVALLTLLKHPLVRNADEAQRLAWLDRVRTLDLLLRGPRSAGGLGGIAERIDRRIADDEERRLDTGKWKQLKGWWSELAPQLAPLRQAGRSVNAALEALRIVSEALAGDRVWRGREGRMLAELSTDLEAGAAFGPDLAEAEELPAWIETLLADIAVRPAYGGHPRVAIYGLLEARLQQADLVICGGLNEGTWPTLPQPDPWLAPRIRRELGLPALERSIGLAAHDLAGLMGAPEVVLSRARRDRGGPGVASRFLLRLQAMAGSNLRSDERALALAAAIDAPETVIPAERPEPRPSADQRRVALNITDLDRLKADPFAFYAGRILGLRRLDPVDADPTPAWRGTAVHDILELWAKEDGCDPAKLHERAVALLGSQGAHPLMRALWEPRLLQAIDWIAEETVRLRDQEGRVIAAIEKQGRIDYEGVTLKGRVDRIDRCADGSLVIVDYKTGKPPGKSQVRAGYALQLGLTGLIVERGGVEGLSGHAGGFEYWSLGKAPNGARKGELGYIDTPIGGRGDDAIAADDFVAHAAHHVHEAIQTWLTGDAPFTAMLHPEYSPYGDYDHLMRLDEWYGKGAS
- a CDS encoding aminoglycoside phosphotransferase family protein, with amino-acid sequence MTPPAGAPHFLNSAGWTGARIEPLAGDASFRRYFRVEDEAGNRGVLMDAPPPHEDPAPFVAIADYLTGHGFRAPKIIASDLTRGLVLLEDLGNRRMREHLAYHPEEEAAIYEQAIDELIALRDVPPANVPAYDEAKYLEETALLPEWFAPAAHLKVDREGYDALWRQLLAPVIAAQEKPVTVLRDYHAENIMLIGEDRLGLLDFQDALAGHPAYDLVSLLQDARRDVSEELEARMLDRYCELTGEGEDFRTHYALLGAQRNAKIIGIFTRLWRRDGKPRYLAFLPRMWKLLERDLAHPALDSVRQWFDDNVPEDRRSELVAAGSES
- the tsaE gene encoding tRNA (adenosine(37)-N6)-threonylcarbamoyltransferase complex ATPase subunit type 1 TsaE codes for the protein MNISDEAEMLMLGRSLAGQLRRGDLIALSGDLGAGKTVLARGILQGLGHQGEVASPSYALVHPYDPPAVRLPVSHVDLYRLDDPAALEELGLDEARSYGALIVEWPERADPRFVADALHIRIDRDGSAARRLTVDAARSWEGRWPPR
- a CDS encoding nucleotidyltransferase family protein — protein: MASEASQKVTGAMVMAAGLGKRMRPLTASTPKPLVRVAGRPLIDHTLEHLARAGVSHVVVNVHYLADALEGHVQTAPFGMDYTVSDEREKLLETGGGLVKALPKIASDPFYCVNSDNIWVDGPRSALVQLAEEWDGERMDALLLLVPHARAHHHGGSGDFHLDGAGRISRRMERKVAPFIFTGVQLMAKSLVEGPDGEAFSTNRFWDRAIEAGRLYGSIFDGEWFDIGTPAAIKPTEAWFANG